In Blautia wexlerae DSM 19850, a single window of DNA contains:
- a CDS encoding IS4 family transposase, translating into MNRTNICKNIVQSIKDYITDQVKLEPHRVEKHFVRRRKLSLLQVIIYLFFSSKASMFQNLSQIREELGTLSFPDVSKQALSKARQFINPSLFKELYYLSVDLFYSQIPSRKLWQGYHLFAVDGSRIELPNSKSTFDFFGEMSSYPDPNRRYTMGLACIIYDVLDDYILHASIHKFLSSERAAALEHLKVLEDMGLYNNSIIIFDRGYYSEDMFRYCVEHGHLCVMRLKEGINLSKKCNGDMISILQGTSKEGTSDVPIRVLEIPLDDGTKEYLATNLFDPAVTKDMFRELYFYRWPVELKYKELKSRFAMEEFSGATAVSIQQEFYINMLLSNLASLIKNEADEEIQISAKSTNKFRYQANRAFIIGRIKSIVPKILCGLFELSIIEQLYTDAVRCRSQLLPGRSFPRKKLKSKGRSHFRNKKASF; encoded by the coding sequence ATGAATCGAACTAATATTTGTAAAAATATCGTCCAATCCATTAAAGATTATATCACAGATCAAGTTAAACTGGAACCCCATCGGGTGGAAAAACATTTTGTACGGCGAAGAAAACTTTCACTTTTGCAAGTTATTATTTATCTGTTCTTCTCTTCAAAAGCTTCCATGTTCCAGAATCTTTCACAGATCAGAGAAGAACTGGGCACGCTTTCTTTTCCGGATGTTTCAAAACAGGCACTTTCCAAAGCCAGACAGTTCATTAATCCTTCACTGTTCAAGGAACTTTATTATCTTTCTGTTGATCTGTTTTACAGCCAGATCCCTTCAAGAAAGCTGTGGCAGGGTTATCATCTTTTTGCAGTAGATGGTTCCAGGATCGAACTTCCGAATTCAAAATCAACTTTTGATTTCTTTGGCGAAATGTCCAGCTATCCTGATCCAAACCGACGTTATACCATGGGACTGGCTTGCATAATTTATGATGTTCTGGATGATTATATCCTTCATGCATCTATCCATAAATTTCTTTCCTCTGAACGGGCAGCTGCATTAGAACATCTTAAAGTTCTTGAAGATATGGGACTATATAACAACAGTATTATTATTTTTGACAGAGGTTATTATTCAGAAGATATGTTCCGCTACTGTGTAGAGCATGGGCATCTCTGTGTTATGAGACTGAAAGAGGGAATCAATTTATCTAAAAAATGCAATGGTGATATGATTTCCATTCTTCAGGGAACTTCAAAAGAAGGTACTTCCGATGTACCTATACGTGTCCTTGAGATTCCGCTTGATGATGGCACAAAAGAATATCTTGCAACAAACCTGTTTGATCCTGCTGTTACAAAAGATATGTTCCGGGAACTTTACTTCTACAGATGGCCTGTAGAACTTAAGTACAAAGAACTAAAAAGCCGCTTTGCCATGGAAGAGTTTTCCGGTGCTACTGCAGTGTCTATACAGCAGGAATTTTATATAAATATGCTTTTATCGAATCTGGCCTCTCTTATAAAAAATGAAGCAGATGAAGAAATACAGATTTCTGCCAAAAGCACAAATAAGTTCCGTTATCAGGCCAATCGTGCATTTATCATTGGACGGATCAAAAGTATTGTTCCCAAAATACTCTGCGGACTGTTTGAGCTTTCAATTATTGAACAGTTATATACAGATGCTGTACGCTGCAGATCACAGCTCCTGCCCGGCAGGTCGTTTCCAAGGAAGAAATTGAAATCCAAGGGACGTTCACATTTCCGAAATAAAAAAGCTTCTTTTTAA
- a CDS encoding type IV pilin protein, which yields MIVKRNIRKRKNGGFTLIELVIVVAILAILVGIIAPQYTKYVEKSRKAADASNMEELVKAVEIYIIDGHSLTDNFIEIRIGIGTGTSGNAFNSMDTALKAAFNEEFPNFSNLHMKSKKWGGEYINAEITVKTDGTLSVKYSPDSFEKYMAGGES from the coding sequence ATAATAGTAAAAAGAAATATCAGGAAGCGTAAAAATGGAGGATTTACATTAATAGAATTAGTAATAGTAGTGGCGATTCTTGCAATTCTTGTTGGAATAATTGCACCGCAATATACGAAATATGTAGAAAAATCCAGAAAGGCAGCAGATGCCAGTAATATGGAAGAACTGGTGAAGGCAGTTGAGATTTATATAATAGATGGGCATTCGTTAACGGATAATTTTATTGAAATTAGAATTGGAATTGGAACCGGTACATCGGGAAATGCGTTTAATTCTATGGATACTGCTTTAAAAGCGGCATTTAATGAAGAATTTCCCAATTTTTCTAATTTACATATGAAATCTAAGAAATGGGGAGGGGAATATATAAATGCAGAAATAACAGTTAAAACCGATGGAACATTGTCTGTTAAATATTCACCAGACAGTTTTGAAAAATATATGGCTGGAGGAGAATCATAG
- a CDS encoding DUF5057 domain-containing protein → MRLKHKKFFISGIAVTVAGVLGVGALLQTSVSVQASSAMMPGVEQIVNDATADKPFRILEIVDKTNEAEIGYYVSGQEPYIKLYNYTYTYKDENGEEHQKTIPINTLEEGLKKIASASQRKEFATNTKEDGSDTGIKNIQNISYQNDSSGEEKDYPLSYTPYEERYFLTSEQENSKEWTPITFEDAETEAGRTDTVKVKGKYQPNSDGTGDYTKQEQTYYPIRRDSETDKTSTEKYRENIQNFFFSDNGEANEPYFLEFEEVDNSSVNEAFDENNNKKNGNAILQEYDYTKGGYGYYENVYGNLTEEIVNNISNGSYLFPGETPQIDMTHAVKVPVESGNQTTNAKSFTDGTDDFSTIDEADTATQETGQPGISADSDQFGSAAENAFSSGDFSDGDTGNVSDTGNADGAQMQDPDSAADADTGIDSGIATEADSGQTTVIENDKIQPLISYTQEIKGDTTKIDSSVGTSKNPKVYFGITTDQYPYYEYTLLSDMKKIVACAKRNKAEVENGTYTPDVSDKEHNITFQDDQYWYWTIDQQGNITKNPIFVVTCRQPVSYDNVQKLPETLQYNYYYKVKQAYFCCKTDENDSENEHAYKYFGWYSPGYPKDEDVYVSVKDGETATHYISAAEYKLTPEVGDYDFVPDDNEEETTVEVNHMYYRGGYTNHDWFKRYVFHINLDDEKEKEKYASFNIEVKTITSAKFNEMYGTAAATEGLNDTDTQQTDASTENAAFSDEPDTEFTDDESADTFSAGEIKNSTDSSDLSKYDLVYMNGSDLNEASFKALASLASKNKFPCIVNQPQLAANTDFVNAFGSFINNEDADQHYVTKSVYFFRNTFANQDPSSLLSGVFHTNFNLGSDSDISDGMQGETQGFEEILEYIANENKYRQLGKSSEDNITDDSQQISAPDSPEELLNTELSHARAIEYIINYKLKRAQVTKDKINVLELQPARSSGEITKSEIMGWLGYMTVTTCCNNKDSGNLLPKDDSVWISDETIDHVHYVQFDFAKEVDIDGFIYTTRKNIGETKKGVLDEYKVELCGEDGNIIFEKEGSTHYNWYNIDTGEKIFKFDQTVRSVKRMKIYFTNTFGDYDGQQKFWASASRMLPIVNENDSTIDITTMTTSEFVGHIEDINTKYDMIYLGDDDTDLNYDANFRPDNTILYYHIGGSKKALYELQGLMNHDYIRQNGTILANTVGETDSETGTMIGSVRGSGNDLTENIKNKLVDFVKSGYPVVVAGNIYNPEKQEISTELIDSSSYVYDFLNEVKTYSNVYRESEIGTESGVDFFASLPKPKIKFADGDSFPPSVIGDENGPANNYLAGDNMTFRFQIIDEAQASPANADYNCELYIDLNCDGNYSASEKLNDIVVLQNGSALKSDKEGKYHLSLKTEYTVSREIPQEYIKLMPWKLVVTSNSNSEIRTSEIGYTKRRKSDAVNNTIKVLQIQPDRYCTWDLPKDENFKALFNAVKQDFDVKIDGVTVSKYEENYKNNSAYLDQYHMLIVGFCDGEGYGGRGPDYTGYNGNFTEQGVQGILDFANTGKSVILAHDNTSSSNYDDDASKNKLNDNGGGGIWKGWAYYFNKKLRSVSGMDRYGITATETSDILKQARNLTITDSVWNTILSNSDDMAYRLNSQKMQTYSETQGFTNGKLRIAVRDRKQLAKTDPYYEAEDETHNPTTTEASQVNQGAISEYPYKINQTIPVAETHFQYYQLAMEEDSDNDGNGDIVVWYCLGNEDNTEGNFYYDHTPNDVRNNYYIYSYKNIIYTGVGHSNVNNDDDMEKKLFVNTIIAAYNAQAVKPNLSFVKQSDWNAEEAKNVYYILDYTNDNQSQELVKDIQDFHLKVTDSNLVGTSFSGTNTKDLKLELFIESDDEDTQNIEGIDKKVKEVKLPIYTSGTNSQVPADTNGDIYVHSGKVYDFTLGDLQKYLRNNANEYRGKTTLYARISCRYLYYGVEKEAQSIAKIDICQRQLFDLD, encoded by the coding sequence ATGAGACTTAAACATAAAAAATTCTTCATATCTGGCATAGCGGTAACCGTAGCAGGGGTGCTTGGCGTTGGGGCACTGCTCCAGACAAGTGTTTCTGTCCAGGCTTCTTCTGCTATGATGCCTGGAGTGGAGCAGATTGTAAATGATGCTACGGCAGATAAACCATTTAGAATTCTCGAAATCGTAGATAAAACAAACGAGGCGGAAATCGGATATTATGTGTCTGGTCAGGAACCTTATATTAAACTTTATAATTATACATATACTTACAAAGATGAGAATGGTGAAGAGCATCAGAAAACGATTCCTATTAACACTTTGGAAGAAGGTTTGAAAAAAATAGCGTCTGCCAGTCAGCGTAAAGAATTTGCTACAAATACAAAAGAAGATGGAAGCGATACAGGTATAAAAAATATACAGAACATCAGCTATCAGAATGACAGCAGCGGTGAAGAGAAGGATTACCCACTTTCCTATACGCCATATGAAGAAAGATATTTTCTTACTTCCGAACAGGAAAATTCCAAAGAATGGACCCCAATAACTTTCGAAGATGCAGAAACGGAAGCAGGCAGAACCGATACAGTTAAGGTTAAAGGTAAGTATCAGCCAAATTCAGACGGCACAGGTGATTACACGAAGCAGGAACAAACTTATTATCCTATTCGCAGGGACTCTGAGACAGATAAGACCAGTACAGAGAAATACCGCGAAAATATTCAGAATTTCTTTTTCTCAGATAATGGTGAAGCAAATGAACCATATTTTCTGGAATTTGAAGAGGTAGATAATAGCAGTGTGAATGAAGCCTTTGATGAGAACAATAACAAGAAAAATGGAAATGCCATTTTACAGGAATATGATTATACAAAAGGCGGCTATGGTTATTATGAAAATGTTTATGGTAATCTGACAGAAGAAATTGTAAATAATATAAGCAATGGGAGCTATCTTTTTCCGGGAGAAACACCCCAAATAGATATGACGCATGCGGTTAAAGTTCCTGTTGAATCTGGAAATCAGACAACGAATGCGAAATCTTTTACTGATGGAACAGATGATTTTTCTACTATTGACGAAGCAGATACAGCAACTCAGGAAACCGGACAGCCAGGCATATCAGCAGATTCAGATCAGTTCGGATCTGCGGCTGAGAATGCTTTTTCATCAGGAGATTTTTCAGATGGAGATACTGGAAATGTATCAGATACAGGAAATGCGGACGGTGCGCAGATGCAGGATCCGGATAGCGCAGCAGATGCTGATACAGGCATTGATTCAGGAATAGCAACGGAAGCAGACTCTGGTCAAACTACAGTGATAGAAAATGATAAGATACAGCCGCTTATTTCGTATACGCAGGAGATAAAGGGAGACACAACTAAAATTGATTCTTCTGTGGGAACATCTAAGAATCCGAAAGTATATTTCGGAATAACGACAGATCAGTATCCATACTATGAATATACCTTACTTAGTGACATGAAAAAAATAGTTGCCTGTGCAAAGCGAAATAAAGCAGAGGTAGAAAATGGAACATATACGCCGGATGTCTCAGACAAAGAACATAATATAACATTTCAGGATGATCAATATTGGTATTGGACAATAGACCAGCAGGGAAATATTACAAAAAATCCGATTTTTGTTGTTACCTGTCGTCAGCCGGTTTCATATGATAATGTTCAAAAACTTCCTGAAACATTACAGTATAATTATTATTATAAAGTAAAACAGGCTTACTTCTGTTGCAAAACAGATGAAAATGATTCGGAGAATGAACATGCATACAAGTATTTTGGATGGTATTCTCCAGGTTACCCGAAAGATGAAGATGTTTACGTTTCAGTTAAAGACGGGGAAACTGCGACACATTATATTTCGGCTGCAGAATATAAACTGACTCCGGAAGTTGGAGATTATGATTTTGTTCCAGATGATAATGAGGAAGAGACGACAGTAGAAGTTAATCATATGTATTATCGTGGTGGATATACAAATCATGACTGGTTTAAACGTTATGTGTTCCATATTAATTTAGATGATGAAAAGGAAAAGGAGAAATACGCTTCATTCAATATTGAGGTTAAAACGATTACTTCGGCGAAATTTAATGAAATGTATGGTACGGCGGCAGCCACAGAAGGTTTAAATGATACGGATACTCAACAGACAGACGCATCAACGGAGAATGCTGCTTTTTCGGATGAGCCAGATACGGAATTTACGGATGATGAAAGTGCTGATACATTTTCTGCCGGAGAAATAAAGAATAGTACAGATAGCTCAGATTTATCAAAATATGATTTGGTCTATATGAATGGAAGTGATTTAAATGAAGCATCTTTTAAGGCACTGGCATCATTAGCTTCAAAAAATAAATTTCCATGTATTGTTAATCAGCCCCAATTAGCTGCAAACACTGATTTTGTAAACGCATTTGGCAGTTTTATAAATAATGAGGATGCAGACCAGCATTATGTGACAAAATCTGTATATTTCTTTAGGAATACATTTGCTAATCAGGATCCTTCGAGCCTTCTAAGCGGGGTATTTCATACAAATTTTAACCTTGGTTCAGACAGTGACATTTCAGATGGAATGCAGGGAGAAACTCAGGGCTTTGAAGAAATATTAGAATATATTGCAAATGAAAATAAATATCGTCAGCTGGGAAAATCAAGTGAAGATAATATTACAGATGATAGTCAACAGATATCAGCTCCTGATTCGCCAGAGGAACTTCTTAATACAGAACTGTCACATGCGAGAGCAATAGAGTATATTATCAATTACAAATTGAAAAGAGCTCAGGTTACAAAGGATAAAATAAACGTACTTGAACTTCAGCCGGCCAGAAGTAGTGGCGAAATTACAAAGTCTGAGATTATGGGCTGGCTGGGTTACATGACAGTTACGACCTGCTGTAATAATAAAGATAGCGGTAATCTATTGCCAAAAGATGACAGTGTATGGATATCGGATGAGACAATAGACCATGTGCATTATGTTCAATTTGATTTTGCAAAAGAAGTAGATATTGATGGTTTTATTTATACGACCCGGAAAAATATCGGTGAAACAAAAAAGGGCGTACTGGATGAATATAAGGTGGAGTTATGTGGTGAAGATGGAAATATAATCTTTGAAAAAGAAGGCTCTACACATTACAATTGGTACAATATTGATACGGGAGAAAAGATATTTAAATTTGATCAGACAGTAAGATCTGTGAAAAGAATGAAAATTTATTTTACAAATACATTTGGTGATTATGACGGACAACAGAAGTTTTGGGCAAGTGCCTCCAGAATGCTTCCAATTGTGAATGAAAACGATTCAACGATAGACATTACAACTATGACAACATCAGAATTTGTCGGTCATATTGAAGATATAAATACAAAATACGATATGATTTATTTGGGAGATGATGATACCGATCTTAATTATGATGCGAACTTCCGGCCGGATAATACGATTTTGTATTATCACATTGGTGGAAGTAAAAAGGCTTTATATGAGTTACAGGGTCTGATGAATCATGATTATATCCGTCAAAATGGAACGATTTTGGCAAACACAGTAGGAGAAACAGATTCAGAAACTGGGACAATGATAGGTTCAGTCCGCGGGTCTGGAAATGATCTTACAGAAAATATTAAAAATAAATTGGTAGATTTTGTAAAAAGTGGGTATCCGGTGGTAGTAGCAGGCAATATTTATAATCCGGAGAAACAAGAAATCTCTACAGAATTAATTGACAGTTCATCCTATGTTTATGATTTTTTAAATGAGGTAAAGACATATAGTAATGTATATCGTGAGTCTGAAATAGGGACTGAATCAGGTGTGGACTTTTTTGCGTCTCTTCCTAAGCCTAAGATAAAATTTGCTGATGGAGATTCATTTCCACCATCAGTAATTGGGGATGAAAATGGTCCTGCCAATAATTATCTTGCTGGAGATAATATGACTTTTAGGTTCCAGATAATAGATGAAGCTCAGGCTTCACCGGCAAATGCTGACTATAATTGTGAATTGTATATTGATTTGAATTGTGATGGAAATTATTCAGCTTCGGAGAAATTAAATGATATTGTTGTTCTTCAGAATGGGTCAGCTTTAAAAAGTGATAAGGAAGGAAAGTACCATCTTTCTCTGAAAACAGAATATACAGTGTCTAGAGAGATTCCACAGGAATATATTAAACTGATGCCATGGAAATTGGTTGTTACAAGTAATAGTAATAGTGAAATAAGAACATCAGAAATTGGGTATACAAAGAGAAGAAAAAGTGATGCCGTTAATAATACAATTAAGGTTCTCCAGATTCAACCGGATCGTTATTGTACATGGGATCTTCCAAAGGATGAAAATTTTAAAGCATTATTTAATGCAGTAAAGCAAGATTTTGATGTTAAAATTGATGGTGTTACTGTATCAAAATATGAGGAGAACTATAAAAATAATTCTGCATATTTAGATCAATATCATATGTTAATAGTAGGATTCTGTGATGGAGAAGGTTATGGTGGAAGAGGCCCCGACTATACCGGATACAATGGAAACTTTACTGAACAGGGAGTGCAGGGAATTCTTGATTTCGCAAATACAGGAAAGAGTGTTATTTTAGCTCATGATAATACTTCGTCCTCAAATTATGATGATGATGCCTCTAAAAATAAATTAAATGATAATGGAGGAGGTGGTATCTGGAAAGGATGGGCATATTATTTTAACAAAAAACTTCGTTCAGTTTCCGGAATGGATCGTTATGGGATTACAGCAACAGAAACTTCGGATATTTTAAAACAGGCGCGAAATTTAACAATAACAGACTCGGTCTGGAATACTATTTTGAGTAATTCTGATGATATGGCATATCGATTGAATAGTCAGAAAATGCAAACGTATTCTGAAACACAGGGTTTTACTAATGGCAAACTTAGGATTGCAGTAAGGGATAGAAAGCAACTAGCAAAAACAGATCCCTATTATGAAGCAGAGGATGAAACACATAATCCAACAACAACGGAAGCATCTCAGGTAAATCAGGGAGCAATCAGTGAGTATCCATATAAAATCAATCAGACGATTCCTGTAGCTGAAACACATTTTCAGTATTATCAGCTTGCAATGGAAGAAGACTCAGATAATGATGGAAATGGAGATATTGTGGTATGGTACTGCCTTGGAAATGAGGATAATACAGAGGGCAATTTTTATTATGATCATACACCAAATGATGTAAGAAATAATTATTATATTTATAGTTATAAAAATATTATTTATACTGGGGTAGGCCATAGTAATGTTAATAATGATGATGATATGGAGAAAAAGCTTTTTGTAAATACAATTATTGCAGCATATAATGCGCAGGCAGTTAAACCAAATCTTTCGTTTGTAAAACAGTCCGACTGGAATGCAGAAGAGGCAAAGAATGTCTATTATATATTAGATTATACAAATGATAATCAGTCTCAGGAACTGGTGAAAGATATTCAGGATTTTCATCTGAAAGTTACGGATTCAAACCTTGTAGGTACATCCTTTTCAGGAACAAATACAAAAGATCTTAAACTGGAACTGTTTATTGAATCTGACGATGAAGATACGCAGAATATCGAAGGCATTGACAAAAAGGTAAAAGAGGTTAAACTTCCCATTTATACTTCAGGAACAAATTCGCAGGTACCTGCTGATACAAATGGAGACATTTATGTACATAGTGGAAAAGTATATGACTTTACACTGGGAGACTTGCAGAAATATTTAAGAAATAATGCCAATGAATACAGAGGAAAAACAACCTTATATGCCAGAATTTCCTGCAGGTATTTGTATTACGGTGTAGAAAAAGAAGCACAGTCAATTGCAAAGATAGACATATGCCAGCGTCAGCTCTTTGATTTGGATTGA
- a CDS encoding prepilin-type N-terminal cleavage/methylation domain-containing protein has translation MKNKNKGFTLVELVIVVAIFTILLGILEPSVNSIFGFRVQRAANSIGAALDKTKTEAMNRLVGEMKLEKQDDGYYISYYLDRGKASEGRVKQDQPEKIAPAGTKIKIYTTDNEAGKEMESGDSIIITYDRESGGFRPLQQDVMTQEQINSYLEQCADIPFLDNGKNYCTKIEVRGGYRIRNLELNKDTGTYTITAG, from the coding sequence ATGAAGAATAAGAACAAAGGTTTTACATTAGTTGAATTAGTGATTGTGGTAGCGATATTTACCATTCTTCTGGGAATTTTAGAGCCGTCTGTTAATTCGATTTTCGGATTCCGTGTACAGAGGGCTGCCAACAGTATTGGTGCGGCGCTGGATAAGACAAAAACAGAAGCTATGAACCGGCTGGTAGGTGAGATGAAACTGGAAAAACAGGATGACGGATATTACATCAGCTATTATCTTGACAGAGGAAAAGCCAGTGAAGGAAGAGTGAAACAGGACCAGCCAGAAAAAATTGCCCCGGCCGGTACAAAGATTAAAATCTATACAACGGATAATGAGGCAGGCAAAGAAATGGAATCAGGAGATTCTATTATCATTACTTATGACCGGGAGAGTGGAGGTTTCCGCCCGTTGCAACAGGATGTTATGACACAGGAACAAATCAACAGTTATCTTGAACAATGTGCAGATATTCCTTTTTTGGATAATGGAAAAAATTATTGCACAAAGATAGAAGTAAGAGGCGGATATAGAATCAGAAACCTTGAGTTAAATAAGGATACCGGCACTTATACGATAACAGCCGGCTGA
- a CDS encoding type II secretion system protein: MNQISKRKKNQGFSLLTVIVAVAFIGILGMLILYIAMANFQMKITDLKGKDSFYTAEKALEEVRTGLQEDVGEAMSTAYIKVLETYSQDSDVSSADATLDELRQASFKELFVKELTERLKKGTDTSQYDLQKINGYLDLTNETEFDDTKETVIVTNPTGKSPSMVKDVKDGILLKNLKAIYVDAQGRASIIETDIRLGIPKIQFPTPSTLPDLMNMIVVANKGIVCEGTDITQETVIQGSVYAGLLEDKQSDQMIADGSDKVSVEITPGAKLSVSSGDKFVCQGNINVGDGGRFSSGSIVSVWAQGINLTSATVELLGKTYLADDLTVNTGKNSNVKIDGEYYGFGAADSAKTSKMYHNNDDEEGVTPVYDYEGRSDSSLSSAIVINGKNTTMDLSGAQRIMLAGKNYIASTKIPSERGNKSDIMTGESLTVKGTQLAYLIPAELIGDGTQTNPMTYDQYVTLTANDKKIVINDSVPVTQWGNQTLKQIGVDESKPVQEVFYNDNAAGGGFVYFYLNFTDSTKAAAFMQTYYAVENIKTNMDEYLNFYFGENAGVKVNDPQAYLRYITNGNVLSSVPDADGKTQNGHLYEATDTKSGKLLSEEQVKYQNMWYTLNRKMISSYDLLKKDVKDAEGNSHDERQSNRTVFDNLVNKDGMRTFINEKGKASSDGYKEYQFNTEKDNSGLTAIMADNENKDTLTINSETAKKLRLVVCTGDVKIDSGVTFNGIIMAQGKITLGPGAKLISSPLEAAKVFQAQMDAEAGEKVSPKNFFWEGDQYVLGNSTATGTTSGNNLADNTYDLAQCVTYENWKKK, encoded by the coding sequence ATGAATCAAATTTCAAAAAGAAAAAAGAATCAGGGTTTTTCCTTACTGACAGTAATTGTAGCTGTTGCATTTATTGGAATTCTGGGAATGCTCATTTTATACATTGCAATGGCGAATTTTCAAATGAAGATCACAGATTTAAAAGGAAAAGACAGCTTTTATACAGCAGAGAAAGCGCTGGAGGAAGTCAGGACAGGTTTGCAGGAGGATGTTGGAGAGGCAATGTCTACTGCGTATATCAAGGTCCTCGAGACTTATTCCCAAGACTCAGATGTGTCTTCTGCAGATGCTACACTGGACGAATTAAGGCAGGCAAGTTTCAAGGAGTTATTTGTTAAAGAGCTGACCGAACGTTTGAAAAAAGGGACAGATACTTCTCAGTATGACTTGCAAAAAATTAACGGGTATCTGGATCTTACAAATGAGACTGAATTTGACGATACCAAAGAGACGGTGATTGTTACAAATCCAACAGGCAAATCACCTTCTATGGTAAAAGATGTAAAAGATGGAATTCTTCTTAAGAATCTGAAGGCTATTTATGTAGATGCGCAGGGAAGGGCTTCGATTATTGAGACAGATATTCGTCTTGGTATTCCGAAAATTCAGTTTCCTACCCCATCTACACTTCCAGATTTGATGAATATGATTGTTGTTGCAAATAAGGGAATTGTATGTGAGGGGACAGACATTACTCAGGAGACAGTGATTCAGGGAAGTGTATATGCAGGTCTGCTGGAGGATAAACAGTCTGATCAGATGATAGCAGATGGCTCAGATAAGGTCAGCGTTGAAATTACACCTGGTGCAAAATTGTCTGTTTCATCAGGAGATAAATTTGTCTGCCAGGGAAATATCAATGTAGGCGACGGAGGCAGATTTTCCAGTGGCTCTATTGTATCTGTCTGGGCTCAGGGGATAAATCTTACATCCGCAACAGTTGAACTTTTGGGAAAAACTTATCTGGCAGATGACTTGACAGTAAATACTGGAAAGAACAGTAATGTGAAGATAGATGGAGAATATTATGGATTTGGCGCGGCGGATTCTGCTAAAACATCCAAAATGTATCATAATAATGACGATGAAGAGGGAGTCACACCTGTTTATGATTACGAGGGACGTTCAGATTCTTCATTAAGCAGTGCCATTGTTATTAATGGAAAGAATACAACAATGGACCTGTCAGGTGCACAGAGAATTATGCTTGCCGGAAAAAATTATATAGCAAGTACGAAAATTCCGTCTGAAAGAGGAAATAAATCAGATATCATGACAGGAGAGAGTCTTACTGTAAAGGGGACTCAGCTTGCATATCTGATACCTGCTGAATTGATTGGTGATGGAACACAGACAAATCCTATGACGTATGATCAGTATGTGACGCTAACAGCAAATGATAAAAAAATAGTGATTAATGACAGTGTTCCTGTGACTCAGTGGGGAAATCAGACGCTGAAACAGATAGGTGTAGATGAATCAAAACCCGTACAGGAAGTTTTTTATAATGATAATGCTGCCGGAGGAGGATTTGTATATTTTTATTTAAATTTCACAGACAGTACAAAAGCGGCTGCATTTATGCAGACATATTATGCTGTTGAGAATATAAAGACAAATATGGACGAGTACTTAAACTTTTATTTTGGTGAAAATGCCGGTGTAAAGGTAAATGATCCGCAGGCATATTTACGATATATTACGAATGGAAATGTTCTAAGTTCTGTTCCGGATGCTGATGGAAAGACACAGAACGGACATCTGTATGAGGCAACAGATACAAAGTCTGGAAAACTGCTTAGTGAGGAACAGGTGAAATACCAAAATATGTGGTATACCTTAAACAGAAAGATGATATCAAGTTATGATCTGCTGAAGAAAGATGTTAAAGATGCAGAGGGAAATTCTCATGATGAGAGACAAAGCAACAGGACTGTGTTTGATAATCTGGTAAATAAAGACGGAATGCGTACCTTTATTAATGAGAAAGGAAAGGCATCTTCTGATGGATATAAGGAATATCAATTTAATACTGAAAAAGATAATTCAGGTTTGACAGCTATTATGGCTGATAATGAGAATAAAGATACACTGACAATCAATTCAGAAACAGCAAAAAAACTGCGTCTGGTGGTATGTACCGGAGATGTAAAGATTGATTCTGGAGTAACTTTCAATGGCATTATCATGGCACAGGGAAAAATCACTTTAGGTCCCGGCGCAAAACTTATTTCGTCTCCGCTGGAAGCTGCGAAAGTATTTCAGGCACAGATGGATGCAGAAGCAGGAGAAAAAGTATCTCCTAAAAATTTCTTTTGGGAGGGTGATCAGTATGTTCTTGGCAATTCCACAGCGACAGGAACTACATCAGGTAACAATCTTGCTGATAATACATACGATCTGGCACAATGTGTAACTTATGAAAACTGGAAGAAGAAATAG